Genomic segment of Mucilaginibacter sabulilitoris:
GCAAATAGCCATCACCCATAATTTTGACCACGTTGATCATCAGCGCATGAAATTCGTCGTAAGCTGCTGAGGCGGCTGAGTAGCGGGTAACCGGGTTAGTGATCTTAATCACCACTGAACATTCGCCGCCTGCGCCAACCAGAATATCGGTGCCGTTATAATGATCGATACCGATGTAGGGAATATTAAAGACTTGTTTTCCTGCCATAACGGGAGAGATTTTTGAAGTTGACCTGGTGAATGAAAATGCCCGTCGGGCGGGCTTTGATATGGAGTCCCTGTTTCTGTTTAGCGGCGATAAAAAAAAGCCCGCCTGCGACGGCAGCGATCAGGACGATCAGGCCAAGCCACATATTGACCAGGGCCATCGTCAATGCGCCCAATACGAGGCCGGCCAAGAGCGAGGCGACGCCCCAATAGATGTACTTGCCTTTAAAACCGCGGTACACAAGGGGTCTTTGCAGCCCCTTGTACACCTGGAATTGCCTGGCCATCAGGTTAAACCAAAGAAGGCTTTGATCACGACTGCGGAAACCACGAGAAACACGCAGCTGCCTCCCCAGCCCATTAATTCTTTATTAATATCCTGATCCCCCGAATTCCACTTGGAATACACGCGGATTGCGCCGACAATG
This window contains:
- a CDS encoding plasmid transfer protein codes for the protein MARQFQVYKGLQRPLVYRGFKGKYIYWGVASLLAGLVLGALTMALVNMWLGLIVLIAAVAGGLFFIAAKQKQGLHIKARPTGIFIHQVNFKNLSRYGRKTSL